In one Dama dama isolate Ldn47 chromosome 5, ASM3311817v1, whole genome shotgun sequence genomic region, the following are encoded:
- the RILP gene encoding rab-interacting lysosomal protein produces MEPRRAVPGAHGWGSRVAAGSGTAAELVYHLAGALGAELQELARRFGPEAAAGLVPLVVQALELLEKAAVGPAPDSLQVSAQQAELELRRLREENERLHRELRSRPQEEHALLRQLKEVTDRQRDELRAYNRDLLQRSQETEALQEQLQRLLLVNAELRQKLAAVQAQLRAARDRESEREQRREAAMEPPPEPVQGQAAGPGCEQRRESERAAAGTRAPGTPEDPADAPPPPGLPAKAGQCGFSREEVQQILQERNELKANVFLLKEELAYFQRELLTDHRVPGLLLEAMKVAVKKQRKKIKAKMLGTPEEAESSDDEDGSWLLLSSDKGDHSEPPAPESRIRSFFGQWYRGEAEAPGTETSSVAPSQLQGGEETPQPPHLEPVGSPTAPNS; encoded by the exons ATGGAGCCCAGAAGGGCGGTGCCTGGGGCGCATGGCTGGGGGTCTCGGGTGGCCGCGGGGTCGGGGACGGCCGCGGAGCTCGTGTACCACCTAGCGGGGGCCCTGGGcgctgagctgcaggagctggcgCGCCGCTTCGGGCCGGAGGCGGCGGCCGGGCTCGTGCCGCTGGTGGTGCAGGCGCTGGAGCTCCTGGAAAAGGCGGCCGTGGGGCCCGCCCCAGACTCG CTGCAGGTATCCGCGCAGCAGGCAGAACTCGAGCTGCGGCGGCTACGAGAGGAGAACGAGCGCCTCCACAGAGAGCTGCGCTCTAGACCACAGG AGGAGCACGCTCTGCTGCGGCAGCTCAAAGAGGTGACCGACCGCCAGAGGGACGAACTCCGGGCGTACAACCGCGACCTGCTGCAGCGAAGCCAGGAGACCGAGGCg TTGCAGGAGCAGCTGCAGCGCCTCCTGCTGGTGAATGCGGAGTTGCGGCAGAAGTTGGCCGCGGTACAAGCCCAGCTGCGCGCTGCGCGGGACCGCGAGAGCGAACGAGAGCAGCGGCGCGAAGCGGCCATGGAGCCGCCTCCGGAGCCGGTGCAGGGCCAGGCCGCGGGGCCCGGGTGCGAGCAGAGGCGGGAGTCCGAGCGAGCGGCCGCGGGCACAAGAGCCCCGGGGACCCCCGAGGACCCG GCGGATGCCCCGCCGCCGCCAGGGCTCCCCGCCAAGGCAGGGCAGTGCGGCTTCAGTCGAGAGGAGGTTCAGCAGATCCTTCAGGAGCGGAATGAGCTCAAAGCCAACGTGTTCCTGCTGAAGGAGGAGCTGGCCTACTTCCAGCG GGAGCTGCTCACAGACCACCGGGTCCCTGGGCTTCTGCTTGAAGCCATGAAGGTAGCTGTCAAGAAGCAGCGGAAGAAGATCAAGGCCAAAATGTTAGGGACTCCAGAGGAAGCTGAGAGCAG TGACGATGAGGATGGCTCATGGCTCCTGCTCTCCAGCGATAAGGGAGACCATTCTGAACCCCCAGCCCCTGAGTCCAGAATACGGAGTTT CTTTGGCCAGTGGTATCGGGGTGAAGCAGAGGCCCCTGGGACTGAGACCAGCAGTGTGGCTCCCAGCCAGctacagggaggagaggagacccCGCAGCCACCCCACCTGGAGCCGGTGGGCAGCCCAACAGCCCCCAACTCCTGA